A DNA window from Sulfitobacter sp. BSw21498 contains the following coding sequences:
- a CDS encoding flavin reductase family protein, whose protein sequence is MFYRPQDGHPLPHNPFNAIVTPRPIGWISTRDADGNDNLAPYSFFNGVAYTPPQVMFASTGTKADVDGTKDSMANIRETGVFCVNIVEYAMRDAMNASSATLPHGADEFGHAGIEKADCDQISCARVALAPASLECRMTQMVKIEGENNFAVFGEVVGVHMRDDCIKDGRFDVTTYQPLSRLGYRDYARVTEIFEIIRPDD, encoded by the coding sequence ATGTTCTATCGCCCGCAAGACGGCCACCCGCTGCCCCATAATCCGTTCAACGCGATTGTCACACCGCGCCCCATCGGATGGATTTCAACCCGCGATGCGGACGGGAACGACAATCTGGCCCCCTACTCCTTTTTCAATGGTGTTGCCTATACGCCGCCACAGGTGATGTTTGCGTCAACCGGCACCAAAGCCGATGTGGACGGGACAAAGGACAGCATGGCGAATATCCGTGAAACCGGCGTCTTTTGTGTGAACATTGTCGAATATGCGATGCGCGATGCGATGAACGCTTCTTCGGCCACGCTGCCCCATGGTGCCGATGAATTCGGCCATGCGGGGATCGAAAAGGCGGACTGCGACCAGATCAGCTGCGCACGTGTCGCACTGGCCCCGGCCAGTCTGGAATGCCGCATGACCCAGATGGTCAAGATTGAAGGAGAGAACAACTTTGCCGTCTTCGGCGAAGTTGTGGGCGTGCATATGCGCGACGATTGCATCAAGGACGGGCGGTTCGATGTGACGACCTACCAACCCCTCTCGCGCTTGGGCTATCGCGATTACGCCCGCGTGACCGAAATCTTCGAGATCATCCGCCCCGACGATTGA